A genome region from Triticum aestivum cultivar Chinese Spring chromosome 2B, IWGSC CS RefSeq v2.1, whole genome shotgun sequence includes the following:
- the LOC123045909 gene encoding pentatricopeptide repeat-containing protein At4g17616 → MRILLRACRHCRRLPFFSRAAGAAFTANCGGGPWRRHAVLAVQCLSMSTTAGSILPWEAPSRETLLRTIDVALKDGNVDQALRAFGNYKRLHGLPEPRVLNGVIVSLLYTSSRRWLQRAYDLVLSVYQCNGNLLNSSSLMRLALALARDQTPVPASAVLRIILESGKLPDADMLSMVFLHMLKSQVGSYLAADVLAETCEYFLDQISDRRQLKKLDPIKNNVTLFNMILESCVNFKCIIRAQKIMELMSLVGVVADVNTMAVASRVCQMVGQRDELMTMKGSINSFSAFPFFQQYLHFYDSLLSLQFSGNDIDAAADLIIDLHRQRKSCIFSDNDVQKQGVIQIGSGNLKSGYRIMFDPTKLDKGFVLDTKNQSGLVVPISGNLVPSEKAVAKLIVGCVKAKKLGALSSFCITLHKEELKGISASDVINACIQMGWLHAAHDILDALESAEIPVGVGTYMSLLREYENEHKPEEFNWLLQQIQKIASTMAEFHTSPSFTMKDIAKIVKDEIPQTKSSLLSSLVEETEHYNPGDHLTFEFNNSILFFCKANMMEDALSTYKRMREQNIRPNLHTFCHILRGYSSLSMYREITILWGEIKRRLEYGEISVDRDLLDCLVLDFLKGGYFSRVMEVISYMSTYNIYCDKWKYRQVFLKLHKNLYRNLNSLHDKTEAQSKRIDDVRAFRTWAGIK, encoded by the exons ATGAGGATCTTGCTCAGGGCCTGCCGCCATTGCCGCAGGCTCCCATTTTTTTCTCGGGCTGCCGGAGCTGCCTTCACT GCCAATTGCGGCGGGGGGCCATGGAGGAGGCATGCCGTTCTAGCTGTGCAGTGTCTTTCCATGAGCACAACTGCCGGCTCGATTCTGCCATGGGAAGCGCCATCCCGTGAAACTCTACTGAGGACGATCGATGTTGCTCTCAAGGATGGCAATGTTGACCAGGCGCTGCGAGCATTTGGCAATTATAAAAGGCTGCACGGCCTTCCTGAGCCAAGGGTATTGAATGGTGTGATTGTGTCGCTGTTGTACACATCTAGTCGAAGGTGGCTTCAGAGAGCGTATGACTTGGTTCTGTCAGTTTATCAGTGTAATGGCAATCTTCTCAACTCTAGCTCGCTGATGAGGCTAGCTCTGGCACTTGCAAGAGATCAGACACCTGTCCCTGCCTCTGCAGTCCTTAGGATCATACTGGAGAGCGGCAAGCTTCCTGATGCTGATATGTTGAGCATGGTGTTTTTGCACATGTTGAAGTCACAAGTAGGATCATATCTTGCAGCTGATGTTCTGGCTGAGACCTGCGAGTATTTCTTGGATCAAATTTCAGATAGGCGACAGCTGAAAAAATTGGACCCAATAAAGAACAATGTCACCTTGTTCAATATGATTTTGGAGTCTTGTGTTAACTTCAAATGCATCATCAGAGCCCAGAAAATAATGGAGCTGATGTCATTGGTCGGGGTTGTGGCTGATGTGAATACAATGGCGGTTGCTAGCCGGGTCTGTCAAATGGTTGGGCAGCGAGATGAATTGATGACCATGAAAGGAAGCATCAATTCTTTCTCCGCTTTCCCATTCTTTCAGCAATATCTACATTTTTACGACAGTTTATTGAGCTTGCAATTCAGTGGTAATGACATTGATGCTGCTGCAGATCTTATAATCGATCTGCATCGGCAACGAAAGTCGTGCATTTTCTCTGACAATGATGTGCAGAAACAAGGTGTGATACAAATTGGCTCTGGTAACCTAAAAAGTGGATACAGAATAATGTTTGACCCCACAAAATTGGACAAAGGTTTTGTGTTAGATACAAAAAACCAGTCTGGACTTGTTGTTCCTATCAGTGGAAATCTTGTTCCTAGTGAAAAGGCTGTTGCCAAACTTATCGTAGGCTGTGTGAAAGCAAAGAAACTGGGTGCATTGTCTAGCTTCTGTATTACATTGCATAAGGAAGAACTAAAGGGAATTTCTGCTTCAGATGTGATTAATGCATGCATTCAGATGGGATGGTTGCATGCCGCTCATGATATCCTGGATGCTTTAGAATCAGCTGAGATTCCTGTCGGGGTTGGTACTTACATGTCTCTTCTCAGAGAATACGAGAATGAGCATAAACCCGAAGAATTCAATTGGCTTCTCCAACAGATACAGAAAATAGCATCTACCATGGCGGAATTTCATACTAGTCCATCATTTACCATGAAGGACATTGCCAAAATAGTCAAGGATGAGATCCCCCAAACTAAATCATCTTTGCTTTCCAGTTTGGTTGAAGAAACTGAACACTATAACCCTGGAGACCACTTAACCTTTGAGTTCAAtaattcaattcttttcttctgcAAGGCAAACATGATGGAAGATGCTCTGAGCACATATAAACGCATGAGAGAGCAAAATATTAGACCCAATCTGCATACCTTTTGCCATATACTGCGTGGATATTCGTCATTAAGCATGTATAGGGAGATTACCATACTGTGGGGAGAAATAAAACGCAGACTCGAGTACGGAGAAATATCTGTGGATAGGGATTTGCTTGACTGCTTAGTTTTGGATTTCCTCAAAGGTGGCTATTTTTCAAGGGTGATGGAGGTTATAAGTTACATGTCAACCTATAATATTTACTGCGACAAGTGGAAATATAGGCAGGTCTTTCTGAAGCTGCACAAGAATCTGTATAGGAACTTGAATTCATTGCATGACAAAACAGAAGCTCAGAGCAAAAGGATTGATGATGTCCGAGCTTTCAGGACATGGGCAGGCATCAAATAG